A single genomic interval of Terriglobus albidus harbors:
- a CDS encoding proline--tRNA ligase, producing MHRWSQLFIPTLREAPADAEVASHKLLLRAGYVRQLGAGIYSYLLLGNRSINKIVAIVREEMDAIGQEFLLPALNPREIWEASGRWSVMGENMFRLKDRKGADLCLGMTHEEVMTDIARKELRSYKQLPQIWYQIQTKFRDEPRPKAGLLRVRQFIMKDSYSFDIDAAGLDVSYDKHDRAYRNIFSRCGLDFVAVEADSGAMGGSASQEFMVYTDAGEDLIASCPNCHYAANLEKATSALAVVTELADGVVEEVSTPTQRTIDEVGAFLNVASVYQMKTMAMVVTTPDGKSKTIVAFLRGDHMLNEAKLATAVGGGELRPMVAEEILAAFGAPAGFLGPIGVKADFVILDAALEGRKNLITGANKEGFHLRNVTPGKDFKPTLIADVRNINEGEPCPKCGTSLKLGKAVEIGHIFKLGYRYSESMGASVLDSNGKEVMPIMGCYGIGIERILTAAIEQSAANRGIDARGEISYAMPPSIAPFEVVVTVTNVADETLRAAGETVAQALDKAGFDTILDDRDERAGVKFKDADLAGIPFRINIGKKLAEGKVEFVNRLTNESVDVAVEEVTQALTRVCESASK from the coding sequence ATGCATCGTTGGTCTCAGCTCTTTATCCCCACCTTGCGCGAGGCTCCGGCCGACGCCGAGGTGGCAAGCCATAAGCTGCTTCTCCGGGCCGGGTATGTGCGCCAGTTGGGCGCCGGTATCTACAGCTACCTGCTTCTCGGCAACCGTTCGATCAACAAGATCGTCGCCATCGTCCGCGAAGAGATGGACGCCATCGGGCAGGAGTTCCTTCTGCCGGCGCTGAACCCACGTGAGATCTGGGAGGCCAGCGGCCGCTGGTCGGTGATGGGCGAGAACATGTTCCGCCTGAAAGACCGCAAGGGCGCCGACCTCTGCCTGGGCATGACCCACGAAGAGGTGATGACGGACATCGCCCGCAAGGAGCTGCGCAGCTACAAGCAGCTTCCGCAGATCTGGTACCAGATCCAGACCAAGTTCCGCGACGAGCCCCGTCCCAAGGCGGGTCTGCTGCGCGTCCGCCAGTTCATCATGAAGGATTCCTACAGCTTCGACATCGACGCTGCCGGCCTGGATGTGAGCTACGACAAGCACGACCGCGCCTACCGCAATATCTTCTCGCGCTGCGGCCTGGACTTTGTCGCCGTCGAAGCCGACTCCGGCGCGATGGGCGGCTCCGCCTCGCAGGAGTTCATGGTCTACACCGATGCCGGTGAAGACCTGATCGCAAGCTGCCCCAACTGCCACTACGCCGCCAACCTCGAGAAGGCCACCAGCGCCCTGGCAGTCGTCACAGAACTCGCAGATGGCGTCGTGGAAGAGGTCTCCACGCCGACCCAGCGCACGATCGATGAAGTTGGCGCGTTCCTGAACGTTGCTTCGGTCTACCAGATGAAGACGATGGCGATGGTTGTCACCACGCCCGACGGCAAGTCGAAGACCATCGTTGCCTTCCTGCGCGGCGACCACATGCTGAACGAGGCGAAGCTTGCAACCGCCGTCGGTGGAGGCGAACTGCGCCCCATGGTCGCCGAAGAGATTCTGGCTGCCTTCGGCGCTCCGGCCGGCTTCCTAGGCCCGATCGGCGTCAAGGCTGACTTCGTCATCCTCGATGCCGCCCTGGAAGGCCGCAAGAACCTGATCACGGGCGCCAACAAGGAAGGCTTCCACCTGCGTAACGTCACCCCAGGCAAGGACTTCAAGCCGACCCTCATCGCCGACGTCCGCAACATCAACGAAGGCGAGCCCTGCCCGAAGTGCGGCACCTCGCTCAAGCTGGGCAAGGCAGTCGAGATCGGACACATCTTCAAGCTCGGCTATCGCTACTCGGAGTCGATGGGCGCCAGTGTGCTCGACAGCAACGGCAAGGAAGTGATGCCCATCATGGGCTGCTACGGCATCGGCATAGAGCGCATTCTCACCGCCGCCATCGAGCAGTCCGCCGCCAATCGCGGTATCGACGCCAGGGGTGAGATCAGCTATGCCATGCCGCCCTCCATCGCGCCGTTCGAAGTGGTTGTCACGGTGACCAACGTCGCCGACGAGACGCTTCGCGCAGCCGGTGAAACGGTGGCCCAGGCGCTCGACAAGGCCGGCTTCGATACGATTCTCGACGATCGCGACGAGCGTGCCGGGGTGAAGTTCAAGGATGCCGATCTGGCCGGTATCCCCTTCCGTATCAACATCGGCAAGAAGCTTGCCGAAGGGAAGGTGGAGTTCGTGAACCGCCTGACCAATGAGAGCGTAGATGTTGCTGTAGAGGAAGTTACGCAGGCACTGACGCGTGTCTGCGAATCTGCGTCTAAGTAA
- a CDS encoding PBP1A family penicillin-binding protein translates to MAVKVKIGGNSRTGAQHSLGVRILRVALIACSALLLLFFSVFGYYYFKYQKIVDDRLNAGPMFTNTSQVFAAPREVRPGQKLSAGTIGQELRQAGYNNNPQMGTYQLRGDTILIKPGPQSFHSTDGATITTEDGEVQSITAENGVALRGYELEPLLITGLSEDKNRIKRRLVSYKDIPQRMVQSVTAIEDRQFFEHGGINYARTIKCGVQDLLSGRKACGGSTLTQQLARGFFLTPEKHIKRKLIEILISFQLEARFSKQQIFEMYANQINLGQRGSFAINGFGEAAQAYFGKDLKQLDLAECAMLAGMIQRPNYFSPYKHPERAMERRNIVLDSMVETNAITKSEAERAKAEPIRLAPPNVDASEAPYFVDVVHDTLVQRIGDQELSHQSLRIYTSLDPDLQRAASEAVAIGMQNVDEMVRKQHRGNGPITWPQVSLVALNPHTGQVLAMVGGRNYGVSQLNHATSKRPTGSIFKPFVYAAAYNASVNGQTIGDKGIFTATTMLDDEPTTFTFDNGRQTYTPRNYKDEFHGSVTAIYALAHSLNNATISLGQMVGFENVAALGRQAGIAAARGTPAVSLGAYDATPLDMAGAYTIFANNGVHLNPWTLASVRNLNGDIVADFAPEARQVLDPRVAALSTSLMEGVMNFGYGYETRKRGFMAPAAGKTGTSHDAWFAGYTSNLICIVWVGNDDYTDVKLAGALAAAPIWAEFMNRAIKLPQYSDMKAFSYPDGVIMERLDKNTNLLSDSSCPNAYSAAFLAGTEPHNTCSHMGDDQRNFFQKMLGIGGQTQSQENQQPPAGNEPGASPNPAAVHSGPPPNPGAQPNPGSSPNPVVEEPKKKKNFFQKIFGGGDKKQQQPTQPQQ, encoded by the coding sequence ATGGCCGTAAAAGTGAAGATCGGCGGCAACAGCCGCACCGGCGCCCAGCACTCGCTGGGCGTTCGTATCCTTCGGGTCGCGCTGATCGCGTGCTCGGCGCTGTTGCTTCTGTTCTTCTCCGTCTTCGGCTACTACTACTTCAAGTACCAGAAGATTGTGGACGATCGGCTAAATGCCGGTCCCATGTTCACCAATACTTCGCAGGTCTTCGCTGCTCCGCGCGAGGTGCGTCCCGGCCAGAAGCTGAGCGCCGGCACGATTGGCCAGGAGCTGCGCCAGGCCGGCTATAACAACAATCCGCAGATGGGCACTTATCAACTGCGCGGCGATACCATCCTGATCAAGCCTGGCCCGCAGAGCTTCCACTCGACCGATGGAGCCACCATCACCACCGAGGATGGCGAAGTACAGTCCATCACCGCCGAGAACGGCGTAGCGCTGCGCGGCTATGAGCTCGAGCCGCTGCTCATCACCGGCCTCTCGGAAGATAAGAACCGTATCAAGCGCCGCCTGGTCAGCTACAAGGACATCCCGCAGCGCATGGTGCAGTCAGTCACTGCAATCGAAGACCGCCAGTTCTTCGAGCACGGCGGCATCAACTACGCTCGTACCATCAAGTGCGGTGTACAGGATCTGTTGAGCGGCCGCAAAGCCTGCGGTGGATCCACACTGACGCAGCAGCTTGCCCGCGGCTTCTTCCTCACTCCTGAGAAGCACATCAAGCGCAAGCTGATCGAGATCCTCATCAGCTTCCAGCTCGAAGCGCGCTTCTCCAAGCAGCAGATCTTCGAGATGTATGCCAACCAGATCAACCTGGGTCAGCGCGGCAGCTTCGCCATCAACGGCTTTGGTGAAGCGGCACAGGCATACTTCGGCAAAGACCTGAAGCAGCTTGATCTGGCTGAATGCGCGATGCTGGCCGGCATGATCCAGCGGCCCAACTACTTCTCGCCGTATAAGCACCCCGAACGCGCGATGGAGCGCCGCAATATCGTTCTCGATTCGATGGTGGAGACCAATGCCATCACGAAGAGCGAGGCCGAGCGCGCCAAGGCTGAGCCGATCCGCCTGGCTCCGCCGAACGTCGATGCCTCTGAGGCGCCATACTTCGTCGATGTCGTGCATGACACCCTGGTGCAGCGTATCGGCGATCAGGAGCTCTCGCACCAGTCACTGCGTATCTATACCTCGCTCGATCCTGATCTGCAGCGTGCCGCTTCAGAAGCTGTTGCCATCGGCATGCAGAACGTAGACGAGATGGTCCGCAAGCAGCATCGCGGCAACGGCCCCATCACCTGGCCGCAGGTCTCTCTCGTCGCCCTCAATCCACATACCGGACAGGTGCTGGCGATGGTCGGCGGACGCAACTACGGCGTCTCGCAGTTGAACCACGCCACCTCGAAGCGGCCGACAGGATCGATCTTCAAACCCTTCGTGTACGCGGCTGCTTACAACGCCAGCGTCAACGGTCAGACGATTGGCGATAAAGGCATCTTCACTGCAACGACGATGCTGGACGATGAGCCCACTACGTTCACCTTTGACAACGGCCGTCAGACCTACACGCCGCGCAACTACAAGGACGAGTTCCACGGCTCTGTCACCGCCATCTATGCTCTGGCGCACTCCCTGAACAACGCGACCATCTCGCTGGGACAGATGGTGGGCTTTGAGAACGTCGCTGCTCTGGGACGCCAGGCCGGCATCGCCGCTGCACGCGGCACACCTGCTGTCTCTCTGGGCGCATATGACGCGACACCGCTCGATATGGCCGGTGCTTACACCATCTTCGCCAACAATGGCGTGCACCTGAACCCGTGGACACTGGCCAGCGTCCGCAACCTGAATGGCGATATCGTCGCCGACTTCGCCCCTGAAGCTCGCCAGGTGCTTGATCCACGCGTCGCGGCACTCTCCACTTCGCTGATGGAAGGCGTGATGAACTTCGGCTATGGTTATGAGACCCGCAAGCGCGGCTTCATGGCTCCGGCCGCGGGCAAGACCGGCACCAGCCACGATGCGTGGTTCGCGGGTTACACCTCGAACCTGATCTGCATTGTGTGGGTGGGCAACGATGACTACACCGACGTCAAGCTTGCAGGTGCTCTGGCCGCGGCGCCCATCTGGGCGGAGTTCATGAACCGAGCCATCAAGCTGCCGCAGTACTCCGACATGAAGGCGTTCAGCTATCCGGACGGCGTCATCATGGAGCGGCTGGATAAGAACACCAACCTGCTTTCTGATTCATCTTGCCCGAACGCTTACTCGGCCGCCTTCCTCGCAGGAACCGAGCCGCATAACACCTGCTCGCACATGGGCGACGACCAGCGCAACTTCTTCCAGAAGATGCTGGGCATCGGAGGACAGACGCAATCGCAGGAGAACCAGCAGCCTCCTGCAGGCAACGAGCCGGGGGCTTCTCCGAATCCGGCCGCCGTGCATTCAGGCCCTCCACCGAATCCAGGTGCGCAACCGAACCCGGGCTCTTCGCCAAATCCAGTGGTGGAAGAGCCGAAAAAGAAGAAGAACTTCTTCCAGAAGATCTTCGGCGGCGGTGATAAAAAGCAGCAACAGCCTACACAGCCTCAGCAGTAG
- a CDS encoding acyltransferase family protein has protein sequence MSPETLRSEESTFAVSARSPLLTQHMPGLDVLRGIAVLVVVLYHGLYWGPLVTPPPHTAWSRLSSFFTFGWLGVFLFFVLSGFLITGILLDTKDSPSYWRSFYIRRALRILPAFLVVVFLIKVAEHASWPYVALCLFNLANLAPVFHIGGYTYFVLWSLAVEEQFYLVWPWVVKSASRTQLILIMSATLILSPVLRFISFKNILPLGDVHGMTWLISDNLIAGAALAVWLRSADVGRLLVKKLAWILLIIGTSSLVFGIPFGILHRTSAAGATFQTVPFEFLFASALLFALLLDPAMRLPIALRPLRFLGNISYGLYLFHELVFEAFFRLLGRFGRLGHWSPLVWGLGFLVESSLAVAVAYISKRFFEDYFLSLKSKLAPSVRQQRPKWIPGKPQEEQSGASY, from the coding sequence ATGTCCCCAGAAACACTCCGTTCTGAAGAAAGCACCTTCGCGGTATCCGCTAGATCTCCTCTCCTGACGCAGCATATGCCCGGCCTTGATGTCTTGCGCGGAATAGCAGTCCTCGTTGTTGTTCTTTATCACGGTCTCTATTGGGGCCCACTTGTCACTCCTCCGCCACATACCGCATGGTCTCGACTTTCTTCATTCTTTACATTTGGGTGGCTCGGAGTATTTCTGTTCTTTGTCCTCTCCGGTTTTCTGATCACCGGCATCCTCCTCGATACGAAGGACAGTCCTTCTTACTGGCGAAGCTTCTATATCAGACGTGCGCTGCGCATCCTCCCTGCGTTCCTCGTTGTTGTGTTTTTAATCAAAGTGGCCGAGCATGCCTCCTGGCCATATGTTGCGCTCTGCCTTTTTAACTTGGCTAATCTCGCGCCGGTTTTTCACATCGGCGGATACACCTATTTTGTGCTCTGGTCGCTTGCGGTTGAAGAGCAGTTTTACCTTGTATGGCCGTGGGTGGTGAAGAGCGCATCGCGCACTCAGCTGATTCTTATCATGTCCGCCACCCTGATTCTGTCTCCTGTGCTCAGATTCATCTCGTTCAAGAACATTCTCCCGCTAGGAGATGTTCACGGGATGACCTGGCTCATTTCCGACAACCTGATTGCCGGCGCTGCTCTTGCCGTTTGGCTTAGATCTGCCGATGTCGGGCGGCTGCTGGTTAAGAAACTTGCTTGGATCCTGTTGATAATCGGAACCTCTTCTTTGGTCTTCGGAATCCCATTCGGCATTCTCCATCGGACTTCGGCCGCCGGAGCTACGTTTCAGACAGTCCCATTCGAGTTTCTCTTCGCTTCGGCATTGCTTTTCGCCCTCTTATTAGACCCTGCAATGCGATTGCCTATTGCCCTGAGACCACTTCGCTTTCTGGGCAACATCAGCTACGGTCTATATCTCTTCCATGAACTCGTTTTCGAAGCCTTCTTCCGATTACTGGGAAGGTTCGGGCGGTTGGGCCACTGGAGTCCCCTCGTCTGGGGTTTGGGCTTCCTCGTGGAGTCGAGTTTGGCGGTGGCGGTCGCCTATATTTCAAAACGCTTTTTCGAAGACTACTTTCTCAGCTTGAAGTCCAAGCTCGCTCCATCCGTTCGACAACAAAGGCCGAAATGGATCCCCGGAAAACCGCAGGAAGAGCAAAGCGGTGCCTCTTACTAG